A genomic stretch from Telmatocola sphagniphila includes:
- a CDS encoding DUF1574 domain-containing protein, translated as MAARSSQARAGLLIGLLLFMSIQFALLAWISFCRPALIDIPFQMRLESLEKVETAPVDLCIWCIGSSRMMYGLQADLVSRDMSQQLERNTRLVNLGFPGCGPLGSWLYLNRLLSRVHKPDLILFEVMPGLLSYPPDLEPMEWNRLHPSRLLCGEFEELQRLGVPLDKLRFGNETNGLSPYCPLYSQRVNLLSRSFPSWLPNQFVFDIQAACDPLRFCSPPESVHKTGAFEKAFQQTISAYRPYLEHWQIGSPAAKAIGSFQAKCAQNGIPCLGLWMPESEEFQRLSSTRSEKNVADFLSERFSNAEWINARNWCERGCFWDGHHLHPQGGAQFSRQLAKVLSARFENSNRNQVRLEANP; from the coding sequence ATGGCCGCTAGATCGTCTCAGGCTCGAGCAGGCTTACTCATCGGCCTGTTGCTGTTTATGAGTATTCAATTTGCTCTCCTCGCCTGGATCTCCTTCTGCCGTCCGGCTCTGATTGATATTCCATTTCAAATGCGGCTGGAATCTCTCGAGAAAGTGGAAACTGCCCCCGTGGATCTATGCATCTGGTGCATAGGAAGTTCGCGGATGATGTACGGCCTGCAGGCCGATCTGGTTAGTCGCGATATGTCGCAACAACTCGAACGGAATACTCGGCTAGTTAATTTGGGTTTTCCTGGCTGCGGTCCCCTAGGCTCCTGGTTGTATTTGAACCGACTGCTCTCTCGAGTTCACAAGCCGGATCTGATTCTCTTCGAAGTGATGCCCGGCCTGCTTTCCTATCCGCCCGATCTGGAGCCGATGGAATGGAATCGCTTGCATCCCAGCCGACTTCTTTGTGGAGAATTCGAGGAATTGCAACGCCTGGGGGTTCCTCTGGATAAACTCCGTTTCGGTAATGAAACCAATGGCCTGTCGCCCTATTGCCCACTCTACTCTCAGAGGGTGAACCTGCTCTCGCGGAGTTTTCCTTCCTGGCTGCCGAACCAATTCGTTTTCGATATTCAGGCGGCTTGCGACCCACTGCGGTTCTGTTCACCTCCCGAGTCGGTCCATAAGACCGGAGCATTCGAGAAGGCCTTTCAGCAAACCATAAGCGCGTACCGTCCTTATCTCGAACATTGGCAAATCGGCTCCCCCGCGGCGAAAGCCATAGGGAGTTTTCAGGCCAAGTGTGCCCAGAATGGAATTCCCTGTCTGGGGTTATGGATGCCGGAATCCGAAGAATTCCAAAGGCTGAGTTCGACCAGATCCGAAAAAAATGTCGCGGACTTCTTAAGCGAGAGATTTTCGAACGCCGAATGGATTAATGCCCGAAACTGGTGCGAAAGAGGTTGTTTCTGGGACGGCCATCACCTGCATCCGCAAGGGGGTGCTCAGTTTTCCCGGCAACTCGCCAAAGTTCTGAGTGCCCGATTTGAGAACTCCAATAGAAATCAAGTTCGTTTGGAGGCGAATCCGTGA
- a CDS encoding DUF1574 family protein has translation MRSSRSQRMINARRGVLIFLSLVGVVHVTLAVAVAMSIRLRDPFYGDKAAKLFHRIQCEKPDRIIVGLGSSRMGMGFEGQLIEGEIQQKTGLKTIAFNFGVPGVGPITQLVYFNRLLASGLHPDLLIVELLPPLMSGAGEPIEKRSFRAEMVTRSELSVLNNHGYNPELNESIWRETLLFPTTHLRYQLLGRLVPSLLPSNERFDWSRKCDLSGWNACAFSKISAEQKKTMTEGALNDYRPILTNFCLEGGPKEAFEELLSLAQQQGIKVQILWMPEGEEFRSLYKPEQIATFTSLLTDWSQRYGTEAVVARDWLGEDAFLDSHHLLIRGAGEFSRKLTYEKLLPWLAPRMMQVAHGR, from the coding sequence ATGCGTTCTAGTCGTTCTCAGCGAATGATCAACGCCCGACGGGGAGTCCTCATCTTCCTGAGCCTGGTGGGTGTCGTTCACGTTACCTTGGCCGTGGCGGTAGCGATGTCCATTCGCCTTCGCGACCCCTTTTACGGCGATAAAGCGGCCAAATTGTTCCATCGGATCCAATGCGAGAAACCCGATCGGATCATTGTTGGCTTGGGCAGTTCCCGAATGGGGATGGGCTTTGAGGGGCAACTTATCGAAGGGGAGATTCAGCAGAAAACGGGTTTAAAAACTATCGCTTTCAATTTTGGGGTCCCGGGCGTCGGTCCAATTACACAACTGGTATACTTCAATCGATTACTCGCAAGCGGCTTGCATCCCGACCTGTTGATTGTGGAGCTTCTGCCTCCGCTGATGAGTGGAGCCGGCGAACCGATTGAGAAAAGAAGCTTCCGGGCTGAAATGGTGACGCGCTCCGAATTGAGTGTGTTAAATAACCATGGATATAATCCGGAATTGAATGAATCGATTTGGCGGGAGACCCTCCTCTTTCCCACTACCCATCTGCGTTACCAATTGCTCGGTCGTCTCGTGCCGAGTCTGCTTCCTTCAAACGAGCGGTTTGATTGGAGCCGAAAGTGCGATCTCTCGGGATGGAATGCCTGCGCATTCAGCAAGATCAGCGCGGAACAAAAGAAGACCATGACGGAAGGAGCTTTGAACGATTATCGTCCGATCCTCACCAACTTTTGCCTTGAGGGCGGACCCAAAGAAGCGTTCGAAGAACTTTTGAGTCTGGCCCAGCAACAAGGTATTAAAGTCCAAATTCTCTGGATGCCGGAAGGAGAAGAGTTTCGATCGCTCTATAAACCCGAGCAGATTGCGACATTCACCAGCCTCCTGACCGACTGGTCGCAACGATACGGGACGGAAGCGGTAGTCGCTCGCGATTGGCTGGGGGAAGATGCCTTTCTGGACTCGCATCACTTGTTGATTCGCGGAGCAGGAGAATTTTCCCGAAAACTGACTTACGAGAAACTTTTGCCTTGGCTGGCTCCCCGGATGATGCAGGTGGCTCATGGCCGCTAG
- a CDS encoding MBOAT family O-acyltransferase, with product MFFASQAYLLFFLIVFSVYWALPSHRGRLAWLLAASIFFYAYFSEMLALLVFSTTLADYLFARAMDSTSKEVRRKWILRCSLLMNLSILAFFKYRNFFIEPICTALEGLGVKPNLPILHVGIPFGISFYTFEAISYAVDVYKRKIRAERDPLKFMLFILFFPHLVAGPIVRAKDFLTQARRPKRFNWIRMQIGVQYFLIGLFKKLAIADCMAIYSDPVFFPGRDVSALSTTAVWLGVLAFAIQIYCDFSGYTDMALGSAHLLGYKLTRNFMMPYLAPNITEFWHRWHISLSTWLRDYLFIPLGGSRGGRLLTYRNLLITMTLGGLWHGANWSFVIWGVVHGLLLIGHKIFKTWCEHRSRLNSLLASQLGTVTRVLMTFFCVMICWVFFQPSLERSIAILSKMFEIQPGDGLTMPNRRLWISIAVLLTGQIILLQGLWKRYSHRIPAPLMGVGYALLLSLSLLLNPDSGKNFIYFQF from the coding sequence ATGTTCTTCGCTTCACAAGCTTATCTACTGTTCTTCCTCATTGTGTTTTCCGTGTACTGGGCCCTCCCCAGTCATCGCGGACGTTTAGCCTGGCTTCTGGCTGCGAGCATCTTCTTTTACGCCTACTTCAGCGAAATGCTCGCGCTATTAGTCTTCAGCACCACACTCGCCGACTATCTTTTTGCGCGGGCGATGGATAGCACTTCGAAGGAAGTTCGCCGGAAGTGGATTCTGCGCTGCAGTTTGCTGATGAATCTCAGCATCCTCGCCTTCTTCAAATATCGGAATTTTTTCATCGAACCGATCTGCACCGCACTGGAAGGACTGGGTGTTAAACCGAACCTGCCGATCCTGCACGTTGGGATACCGTTCGGAATTTCCTTCTATACGTTCGAAGCCATCAGCTACGCCGTGGATGTGTACAAGCGAAAAATCCGGGCCGAGCGGGATCCACTGAAGTTCATGCTCTTCATTCTGTTCTTCCCGCATCTGGTGGCCGGACCGATCGTGCGTGCCAAAGATTTCCTCACCCAGGCGCGGCGGCCCAAGCGATTCAATTGGATTCGAATGCAGATCGGAGTTCAATATTTCCTGATCGGTCTGTTCAAAAAGTTGGCCATTGCCGACTGCATGGCCATTTACAGCGATCCCGTTTTCTTTCCCGGTCGGGATGTCAGCGCTTTAAGCACTACGGCGGTCTGGCTGGGGGTTTTGGCTTTCGCCATCCAAATTTACTGCGATTTCTCCGGCTATACCGACATGGCCCTCGGTTCGGCTCACTTGCTGGGGTATAAGCTCACCCGCAACTTCATGATGCCCTACCTCGCGCCGAACATTACCGAATTCTGGCATCGTTGGCATATTTCGCTGTCTACCTGGTTGCGAGATTACCTGTTCATTCCCCTCGGGGGCTCGCGAGGCGGTCGACTGCTGACCTATCGAAATTTGCTGATCACCATGACACTCGGCGGCCTCTGGCACGGGGCCAACTGGTCGTTCGTGATCTGGGGCGTGGTCCACGGTCTGCTTTTGATCGGGCACAAAATCTTCAAGACATGGTGCGAACACCGATCGCGATTGAATTCGCTACTGGCTTCTCAACTCGGAACTGTCACTCGAGTATTGATGACATTCTTCTGCGTGATGATTTGCTGGGTGTTCTTCCAGCCTTCACTGGAGAGGTCGATCGCCATTTTGAGCAAGATGTTTGAAATTCAACCCGGGGATGGGCTGACGATGCCGAATCGTCGGCTCTGGATCTCGATCGCAGTGCTTTTGACGGGCCAGATAATCCTTCTGCAAGGGCTCTGGAAGCGCTATTCGCACAGAATTCCTGCCCCGTTGATGGGAGTGGGCTACGCTCTGCTGCTATCGCTCTCCCTCTTGTTGAACCCCGATAGCGGCAAGAACTTTATTTACTTTCAATTTTAA
- a CDS encoding DUF1574 family protein, producing the protein MIEQLQKINRVTTTPVISRIDIIYSSEDTPKKKVFSRQRRALLSLLLGAGFFLLIAMLANIEVESKHPEWVDPPYGLRLNLLKKAVAQNSDKPLLVFIGTSRTGYGIDSKNFDQLPGVLGFNFGRSGAVLAEQLFTLKRLLKDGVEPKYVLLEILPANLGDQRTTEELIPPSRVRWKDLALVEEDHCNRSKYELHWFGEHCNILSNVRFSLLNSQLPWAVPESSVEAYRQHMPRDRFGSSPLERRYVTTQMIDRMKESTFSFYREHLKELQIQSRPIETICEILRICQERGIQSGIYLMPEARTFRGWYREDWNEEMPLRLSEICREFRIPLFDKRFSCEDADFVDGHHLWDETASEFTGSFLKDDILPWVQGLPNGQTAGRDLN; encoded by the coding sequence GTGATCGAACAACTTCAGAAAATCAATCGGGTTACGACGACCCCGGTAATCTCGCGAATCGATATTATCTACTCGTCGGAGGATACGCCGAAAAAGAAGGTCTTTAGTCGTCAACGCCGGGCTCTCCTGAGCCTCCTGTTGGGAGCGGGTTTCTTCCTTCTTATCGCAATGCTTGCGAACATTGAGGTAGAAAGTAAACATCCGGAGTGGGTGGATCCTCCCTACGGGCTCAGATTGAATTTACTGAAAAAAGCGGTCGCTCAAAATTCCGATAAGCCGCTGCTAGTGTTCATCGGTACCTCGCGAACGGGATACGGCATCGATAGTAAGAATTTCGATCAATTGCCGGGTGTGCTGGGCTTCAACTTCGGCCGGTCGGGGGCTGTGCTGGCGGAGCAACTGTTCACTTTAAAGCGATTGTTGAAGGACGGCGTCGAACCGAAATACGTACTTCTGGAAATTCTTCCGGCGAATCTGGGCGACCAACGGACCACGGAGGAGCTCATACCACCAAGTCGAGTCCGCTGGAAAGATCTTGCTCTGGTTGAGGAAGATCATTGCAATCGATCGAAGTATGAACTGCACTGGTTCGGGGAGCATTGCAATATCCTCTCCAATGTCCGCTTCTCACTCCTGAATTCCCAGTTGCCCTGGGCCGTGCCGGAGAGTTCAGTGGAGGCCTACCGACAGCATATGCCCCGAGACCGTTTTGGGAGTTCACCCCTCGAACGCCGTTATGTCACAACCCAGATGATCGATCGAATGAAGGAATCTACTTTTTCCTTCTATCGGGAGCACTTGAAGGAACTTCAGATTCAATCCCGGCCAATCGAAACGATCTGCGAGATACTTCGGATCTGCCAAGAGAGGGGAATTCAGAGCGGTATTTATCTGATGCCGGAGGCCAGAACATTCCGCGGTTGGTACCGGGAAGACTGGAATGAGGAAATGCCGCTTCGACTCAGTGAGATATGTCGGGAATTCCGCATTCCGCTCTTCGACAAACGCTTCAGCTGCGAGGATGCCGATTTCGTGGACGGACATCACCTCTGGGATGAAACGGCTTCCGAATTCACGGGAAGCTTTCTGAAAGACGATATCCTACCCTGGGTTCAGGGACTTCCGAATGGGCAAACGGCTGGCCGGGACCTAAATTAA